A region of Streptomyces halobius DNA encodes the following proteins:
- the pdxH gene encoding pyridoxamine 5'-phosphate oxidase — protein MLQDEAVHPADTPSPDVHDAPDPSAMRAQYRAEGLTESELAMSPYDQFARWFKEAAVAGLHEPNAMVVSTADATGRPSSRTVLLKAFDTRGFVFFTNYSSRKGRELAENPYVSLLFPWHPLARQVIVNGTAARIGRDETAAYFRTRPHGSQLGAWSSDQSSTVASRAELERAYEKLAARYPEGEQVPAPPHWGGYRVTSETVEFWQGRHNRLHDRLRYVREEGRGGRRGGGWRVERLAP, from the coding sequence ATGCTGCAAGATGAGGCCGTGCATCCCGCCGACACGCCCTCTCCCGACGTCCACGACGCTCCCGACCCCTCCGCCATGCGCGCGCAGTACCGCGCCGAGGGACTCACCGAGTCCGAACTCGCCATGAGCCCCTACGACCAGTTCGCGCGCTGGTTCAAAGAAGCGGCGGTGGCCGGTCTGCACGAACCGAACGCGATGGTCGTCTCGACCGCGGACGCCACCGGCCGTCCCAGCTCAAGGACGGTGCTCCTCAAGGCGTTCGACACCCGCGGCTTTGTCTTCTTCACCAACTATTCCAGCCGCAAAGGCCGCGAACTGGCCGAAAACCCTTATGTCTCCTTGCTGTTCCCCTGGCACCCCCTCGCCCGCCAGGTCATCGTGAACGGCACCGCGGCACGCATCGGCCGGGACGAGACCGCGGCCTACTTCCGCACCCGTCCGCACGGGTCCCAACTGGGCGCCTGGTCCAGCGACCAGTCCTCGACGGTCGCCTCGCGCGCGGAACTGGAGCGTGCCTACGAGAAATTGGCGGCCCGTTATCCGGAGGGCGAGCAGGTCCCGGCGCCGCCGCACTGGGGCGGCTACCGGGTCACCTCCGAGACGGTGGAGTTCTGGCAGGGGCGGCACAACCGGCTGCACGACCGGCTGCGGTACGTACGCGAGGAGGGCCGCGGCGGCCGCCGGGGCGGGGGCTGGCGCGTGGAGCGGCTGGCGCCCTGA